A region from the Oncorhynchus keta strain PuntledgeMale-10-30-2019 chromosome 5, Oket_V2, whole genome shotgun sequence genome encodes:
- the LOC127930133 gene encoding uncharacterized protein LOC127930133: protein MLPLNKAVILPLNKAVILPLNKAVMLPLNKAVILPLNKAVILPLNKAVMLPLNKAVMLPLNKAVMLPLNKAVMLPLNKAVMLPLNKAVMLPLNKAVMLPLNKAVILPLNKAVMLPLNKAVMLPLNKAVMLPLNKAVILPLNKAVMLPLNKAVILPLNKAVILPLNKAVMLLLNKAVMLPLNKAVILPLNKAVILPLNKAVMLLLNKAVMLPLNKAVILPLNKAVMLLLNKAVMLPLNKAVLRLSL, encoded by the coding sequence atgctgcccctgaacaaggctgtcatactgcccctgaacaaggctgtcatactgcccctgaacaaggctgtcatgctgcccctgaacaaggctgtcatactgcccctgaacaaggctgtcatactgcccctgaacaaggctgtcatgctgcccctgaacaaggctgtcatgctgcccctgaacaaggctgtcatgctgcccctgaacaaggctgtcatgctgcccctgaacaaggctgtcatgctgcccctgaacaaggctgtcatgctgcccctgaacaaggctgtcatgctgcccctgaacaaggctgtcatactgcccctgaacaaggctgtcatgctgcccctgaacaaggctgtcatgctgcccctgaacaaggctgtcatgctgcccctgaacaaggctgtcatactgcccctgaacaaggctgtcatgctgcccctgaacaaggctgtcatactgcccctgaacaaggctgtcatactgcccctgaacaaggctgtcatgctgctcctgaacaaggctgtcatgctgcccctgaacaaggctgtcatactgcccctgaacaaggctgtcatactgcccctgaacaaggctgtcatgctgctcctgaacaaggctgtcatgctgcccctgaacaaggctgtcatactgcccctgaacaaggctgtcatgctgctcctgaacaaggctgtcatgctgcccctgaacaaggctgttcttaggctgtcattgtaa
- the LOC127930132 gene encoding uncharacterized protein LOC127930132 isoform X1, whose product MKLPHVPRLSGGQRSRQREIYSAGRGLMKLPHVPRLSGGQRSRQREIYPAGRGLMKLPHVPRLSGGQRSRQREIYSAGRGLMKLPHVPRLSGGQRSRQREIYSAGRGLMKLPHVPRLSGGQRSRQREIYSAGRGLMKLPHVPRLSGGQRSKQREIYSAGRGLMKLPHVPRLSGGQRSRQREIYSAGRGLMKLPHVPRLSGGQRSSQREIYSAGRGLMKLPHVPRLSGGQRSRQREKGGRRSQGICGTLSVSVISSIKRG is encoded by the exons atgaagtTACCACATGTACCCAGACTCTCAGGAggtcagagaagcagacagagggagatctACTCTGctgggagaggcttgatgaagtTACCACATGTACCCAGACTCTCAGGAG gtcagagaagcagacagagggagatctACCCTGctgggagaggcttgatgaagtTACCACATGTACCCAGACTCTCAGGAggtcagagaagcagacagagggagatctACTCTGctgggagaggcttgatgaagtTACCACATGTACCCAGACTCTCAGGAggtcagagaagcagacagagggagatctACTCTGctgggagaggcttgatgaagtTACCACATGTACCCAGACTCTCAGGAggtcagagaagcagacagagggagatctACTCTGCTGGCCGAGGCTTGATGAAGTTACCACATGTACCCAGACTCTCAGGAGGTCAGAGAAGCAAACAGAGGGAGATCTACTCTGCTGGCCGAGGCTTGATGAAGTTACCACATGTACCCAGACTCTCAGGAggtcagagaagcagacagagggagatctACTCTGCTGGCCGAGGCTTGATGAAGTTACCACATGTACCCAGACTCTCAGGAGGTCAGAGAAGCAGCCAGAGGGAGATCTACTCTGCTGGCCGAGGCTTGATGAAGTTACCACATGTACCCAGACTCTCAGGAggtcagagaagcagacagagggagaagggagggagacgGAGCCAGGGCATTTGTGGCACACTTTCCGTGAGTGTGATAAGCTCAATCAAGCGCGGCTAA
- the LOC127930132 gene encoding uncharacterized protein LOC127930132 isoform X2: protein MKLPHVPRLSGGQRSRQREIYSAGRGLMKLPHVPRLSGGQRSRQREIYPAGRGLMKLPHVPRLSGGQRSRQREIYSAGRGLMKLPHVPRLSGGQRSRQREIYSAGRGLMKLPHVPRLSGGQRSRQREIYSAGRGLMKLPHVPRLSGGQRSRQREIYSAGRGLMKLPHVPRLSGGQRSSQREIYSAGRGLMKLPHVPRLSGGQRSRQREKGGRRSQGICGTLSVSVISSIKRG from the exons atgaagtTACCACATGTACCCAGACTCTCAGGAggtcagagaagcagacagagggagatctACTCTGctgggagaggcttgatgaagtTACCACATGTACCCAGACTCTCAGGAG gtcagagaagcagacagagggagatctACCCTGctgggagaggcttgatgaagtTACCACATGTACCCAGACTCTCAGGAggtcagagaagcagacagagggagatctACTCTGctgggagaggcttgatgaagtTACCACATGTACCCAGACTCTCAGGAggtcagagaagcagacagagggagatctACTCTGctgggagaggcttgatgaagtTACCACATGTACCCAGACTCTCAGGAggtcagagaagcagacagagggagatctACTCTGCTGGCCGAGGCTTGATGAAGTTACCACATGTACCCAGACTCTCAGGAG gtcagagaagcagacagagggagatctACTCTGCTGGCCGAGGCTTGATGAAGTTACCACATGTACCCAGACTCTCAGGAGGTCAGAGAAGCAGCCAGAGGGAGATCTACTCTGCTGGCCGAGGCTTGATGAAGTTACCACATGTACCCAGACTCTCAGGAggtcagagaagcagacagagggagaagggagggagacgGAGCCAGGGCATTTGTGGCACACTTTCCGTGAGTGTGATAAGCTCAATCAAGCGCGGCTAA